From the Nodularia sp. NIES-3585 genome, one window contains:
- the fdxB gene encoding ferredoxin III, nif-specific has protein sequence MAQLTGLTFGGKTWTPKFAQEIDYEKCIGCGRCFKICGHNVLSLKALNEEGEFVEDEEDDEIERKVMVVAHPENCIGCEACSRICPKNCYSHTVVDN, from the coding sequence ATGGCACAACTAACAGGATTGACATTTGGAGGTAAGACCTGGACACCTAAATTTGCCCAGGAAATTGACTACGAAAAATGTATCGGCTGTGGCAGATGCTTTAAAATATGTGGTCACAATGTATTATCATTGAAAGCTCTCAACGAAGAGGGAGAATTTGTAGAGGATGAAGAAGATGATGAAATTGAGCGCAAAGTAATGGTTGTGGCTCACCCAGAAAATTGTATTGGTTGTGAGGCTTGTTCACGGATATGTCCAAAGAATTGCTACAGCCATACTGTAGTTGACAATTAA